Genomic DNA from Desulfonema ishimotonii:
CGTCAGGTGAAACTGAAAAACCGGATAAAACCTTTCAGACAGTGTGCGATATGTGAATATAAAGCCACCCAGTTATCGTCTTTATATCCGAAACCGGAACACTGCCACCTTTCAGAGGCTGTTTTAAAAATATTCTGAACTTTTTCGGAAAGTGTCTGAAACGAGCTGCCCTGAAAAAAGCTGAGTCGCGTCAGACGCTACACCTCCCCCTTTTGTTCCCGGAGAACCTTTTTCTGCATCATGTCCAGATAATCGTCCACTTCCTGAATACTGGAGAAGATGTTTTCTTTAGGCAGGGCATTGATAATCTCAAAAACCTTCTGCACCTGGGGCCGGAGGTTGGTGAGGATCATCTTGCCGCTGTGGCGCTCAATCGCCTTCCGAACCTTGAAAATCACCCGGAGACCGGCGCTGCTGATGTAAGTCAGGTCGGTCATGTCAAACATCATGACATCCGTTGCCGGAGTGAGAAACGGCGTGAGCCGGTCTTCACACAACGGGCTGGTGTTGGCGTCCAGTCTTCCCTCCAAAGCGACAACATAGTGGCCTCTTTTCCGTTCCTGTATATTCACCCTGAGCGACATGCTATCTCCTCCTGTATTTGGTTTTTCAGAATGCCTGAACTGCTTTTAAACACTTGCAACCGGCTCATCCGGGACTTAGTCAGATGCTCCGGTTCGTTCCCGGTAATAAATTGCCGGTCTGTTTTCCGACGTAAGGAAATTTCGTGAAATAAAACCACCCACGCTATCTGAAGGCTGACGGTAGCCGAAACGGTGTCCCCGCCGCCCGAATTTTCCTCACGTTATAAATTGGCGGTCATATCCGACGGGAACGTAACCCCCGTCCTGCCGTCCTGAAACGGGTAGTTTATTTGTGCAGAGGTGAATTTCCTCCCTGATCCGGTTCAGCTTTATCGTAAACATATGCCGTCCTGATTTGCAAGAAATTCTCCTGACGCGGACTCTTTTATCCCCCGATATAGCGTAACGCGAGCAGGGTCATATCGTCGCTGGGGGCTGTCTCGCCGGCAAATGTTTTCACATCGCCAAGCACATGTTCCACAAGGCTGCGGGCGGATTCTTCCCGATGCCCGGCAAGGGATTCAAGCAGCCGCGCCTCTCCGAAAAACCCGTCTGCTGCATCCATCGCCTCGGTGACGCCATCTGTGTAGAGAAAAAGGGTGTCTCCGGGGGGCAGCGTTATTTTTTTCATGGGGAAAACCGCATCTTCAATCAGGCCGATGGCAGGCCCTTTCTCACCGGATATCGGGATTGGCCCGTTTCCCGCGCGGAGATGAAACGGGTCATCATGTCCGGCACAGGTGCAGGATATTTCGCCGGTGCTGATGTTCAGGATGCCGCAGAAAACCGTGACAAACATGCAGTCCTCGTTGTCCTGGGAAATTTCCGCGTTGAGCCATCTCAGTATTTCATCCGGTCGCCGGATTTCCTGGGCTGTGGCCTTGATCAGGGTCAGAACCCTCGCCATCAGAAGGGCGGCAGGCACCCCCTTGTCGGAAACGTCGCCGATAACAAAACAGAGGTGAAGGTCATCCAGAAAAAAGAAGTCGTAAAGATCGCCGCCCACCTCCCGTGCCGGTTCCAGGGCCGCGTAAATATCAATCTCCGTCCTTTCGGGAAAGGCCGGAAACCGCCGCGGCAGAAAGCCCATCTGGATATCATGGGCGATCTTCAGCTCGCTCCTGATCCGCTCGTTGGCGGCGGTGGTCTCCTTCAGCTCCTTAATGTGGCATTGCAGCGCGTCCCGCATTTCCCGGAACGTGTTCGCAAGCGTCCCGACCTCATCCTTATCCCGGATCACGGGAATGGCGATATCCAGATTTCCCGTTGCAATGTCCTTTGTCCTGTCCGCCAGCATCCGCAGGGGGCGCGTGATGGAATTGGAAATAAAAAGGAGAACAGCCAGAAGAAACAGGAGACCGGCGACTGCGATGGCGATGACGGTCCGGGTCAGATCGGTCAGATCGGCCATCAGTTCATCTCTGGGATACATGACCGAGAGAGACCAGCCGGTTGCCGGCAGGGGCGCGTAAACCATCCAGCAGGGTTTATCGGGCAACCGGCCCTTTTCAAGAAAAATAAACCCGGATTCCCCCCGGATCATTTTCCTGCCGATGGCCCGAAGCTTCCGGTCTCCGGTCAGCTCGGCAAAGCTGAACAGGGTGTAGTGCATGACCAGCTCCTTCCGGGAGTGGGTGAGGATGGTCCCGTTCCTGGAAATCAGGGTGCCGTAACCGGTCTCCCCGATTCTGATGGCAGTCACCATCTCCGTCAGGCGGGAGAGGGAAATATCTGCGGAAACCACGCCCATAAATTCCTTTTTTCCGCCGATGTGCCGGTAAAAGGGGACGGAACAGGTGGTGATCAGGCTCTCGTTTTCGTCATTGCCGAAATACGGCTCGCTCCACATGGGGCGGCGCAGCTCCCTGGGAATCTGATACCAGTCCAGGTGAAAATAGTGACAGAGCGCGTCGCCGATATAGGTCAGCCGCACATTTCCGCTGTGCCGGTACACATGGGGCGCATGATAGAGATCCTCGCTGTCAAAGGCATACGGCTCAAATGCGATGGTCATGCCGTGAATTTCCGGGTTTTTCTGAACCAGGGCGTAAAGCAGGTGTACAAGATTTTCTTCCGTGTAGCAGGGCGTGGCCTCCAGGTAATAGGCAAGGCTTTCAGGGAGCTTTTCAACGGCCCGCAGCTTTTTTTCGATCCGGCTGACGGTGAGGCGGGTGAAGTTCTGCGCGTCCGACTGTATCTTCCTGATGATGATTTTCCGGGAAACCCAGTAGTTGTAGCCGAAGATCGTGATAAAGATGGTGGCGCAACTCGTCAGGATCAGGAAAACGAGCTTGAAGGTCAGCCCCTTATTCTTCAGCATTGCCCGCACCGTTTTTATAAAAATCCCTGAAGCCGGGGATCTGTTCAATGATGCCGCCCTGTTTCAGGGCGTCGGCCGCCCTGAGATATTCCGCCTCAGACAGCTTCCCCCATTCGGTCCGGCTGGCCGGGAAGAGATCTTTTACCGTTTTCAGCATCCATTTCTGGTGGGCCATATCGGCCGGCAGGTGGGCGGTGGTTCGGATATGGTCCATCACGATGTCCACGGCCTCATCCGGGTGAGTCATGGCATAGCGCCATCCTTCAAGGGCGGCGCGGACAAAGCCGATACAGAGGGCCGGGTCGTTTTCCCAGGTTTCTTCCAGGGTGTAGATGCCGTCTCCGGGATAGCCCATGCCGTAATCCCTGAAGCGGAAAACCGTAAGCTCTTCAGGGTCATAGCCGGAGTTGATGATGGTGTGGTACTGGTTGTACTCCATCCCCGCGATCAGGTCGATGCCCTCCCGTAAAAAGAGGTTGACGGAGTTGCCGATGATCACCGGCCGCACTTGCAGATGAAACCGTCTGGAAAATGCCGGAAACTGCATTTGGAAGAACATCGCGCTGCCGCCCACCTTTTTACCGCTGATATCTGCCGGGGTTCTGAGGCCCGCCGATGCCCTGCCGATCAGCATCAGGCCGGATGTCTGAAATATCTGGGCAATACTGACGAGCCGAACCCCCAGGGCACGCTGCTGAATCGCCACAACCAGCGGCATGAGGGTGAAATCGGTCCGGTGTTTTTTTAACAGGTCATACGGGGCGTCGCCAGGCGTTTTTCTGATCAGGGTCAGCGCTATGCCGTGTTTTTGGTAAAATCCCTTTTCACGGGCAACATAGTAGCCTGCAAACTGGGCCTGGTCAAACCACTGGGGGGTAAATGAGGCCGGTTTCAGCAGCGTACCGGCCCGGCAGAGGCCGGACAGGGGCGCAGACACCGTCAGAAGCGTGAGCAGTATGGTAAAAAGCAAAAATGTTCGGAGTCCTGTCATCTGGCATTTTCTGTATGGGTGAGATATGTATTTTATTTCTTATCTCACAAAGTTATGCCGGACTCAATATTTTTTTCAGGCTTTTGTGACAGCGTGTCGAACGCCAGAACAGCGGCGCCGCCCTGATCTCATGGTTCCGACGCTTTAGAAGCTGTTTTAAAAATCCCTTCGGAGTGCAAAAGTCAGCCCCCGAAGGGGGGCGTACTTTTGCAAAACCCGCGAAAAAACGGCCTCCGGCCTTAATTTTCGCACTCCGTTTCCGAGTCGCCGGTATTTTTAAAACAGTTTTTAGATTAAGCAGAACTTTCGGGAAATTCTCTCTTTTTCAAAACCGGGAATTCAGACCTGAAGCCTGAATTCCGATTGGCTTAGGGGGTGGTGATCCGGTGGGTGAAGGCGATCATCATCTGGTTCCGGTCTTCCATCTGGAGGGCCGCTTCCAGGCCGCCGCAGTCGAGGTTGGCGTTGATGGCCTCCTTGGTCATCCGAATCCCCAGGGGATTCTTTTCAACCATTGTCTGTGCCAGTTCCTGAGCCGTGGGGATGAGCTGATCTTTTGTCACCATTCGGCTGCCGAACCCCAGCTCCATAGCCGTGGGGGCATCCATCCAGTTGCCGGTCAGCAGGTATTCATAGGCCCGTCCGCTTCCGATGAGGCGGGGGAGAAAATAGCTGGAGGCCATATCCGCGCCGCCCAGGCCGATGTTGATGTAGGCGGCTGAGAACCGGGCGTCCTCGGCCAGAATCCGAATGTCCGAGGCCATTGCCAGGGAAAAGCCGATGCCGGCGGCCGCCCCGTGAACGC
This window encodes:
- a CDS encoding STAS domain-containing protein, translated to MSLRVNIQERKRGHYVVALEGRLDANTSPLCEDRLTPFLTPATDVMMFDMTDLTYISSAGLRVIFKVRKAIERHSGKMILTNLRPQVQKVFEIINALPKENIFSSIQEVDDYLDMMQKKVLREQKGEV
- a CDS encoding SpoIIE family protein phosphatase — translated: MLKNKGLTFKLVFLILTSCATIFITIFGYNYWVSRKIIIRKIQSDAQNFTRLTVSRIEKKLRAVEKLPESLAYYLEATPCYTEENLVHLLYALVQKNPEIHGMTIAFEPYAFDSEDLYHAPHVYRHSGNVRLTYIGDALCHYFHLDWYQIPRELRRPMWSEPYFGNDENESLITTCSVPFYRHIGGKKEFMGVVSADISLSRLTEMVTAIRIGETGYGTLISRNGTILTHSRKELVMHYTLFSFAELTGDRKLRAIGRKMIRGESGFIFLEKGRLPDKPCWMVYAPLPATGWSLSVMYPRDELMADLTDLTRTVIAIAVAGLLFLLAVLLFISNSITRPLRMLADRTKDIATGNLDIAIPVIRDKDEVGTLANTFREMRDALQCHIKELKETTAANERIRSELKIAHDIQMGFLPRRFPAFPERTEIDIYAALEPAREVGGDLYDFFFLDDLHLCFVIGDVSDKGVPAALLMARVLTLIKATAQEIRRPDEILRWLNAEISQDNEDCMFVTVFCGILNISTGEISCTCAGHDDPFHLRAGNGPIPISGEKGPAIGLIEDAVFPMKKITLPPGDTLFLYTDGVTEAMDAADGFFGEARLLESLAGHREESARSLVEHVLGDVKTFAGETAPSDDMTLLALRYIGG
- a CDS encoding ABC transporter substrate-binding protein is translated as MTGLRTFLLFTILLTLLTVSAPLSGLCRAGTLLKPASFTPQWFDQAQFAGYYVAREKGFYQKHGIALTLIRKTPGDAPYDLLKKHRTDFTLMPLVVAIQQRALGVRLVSIAQIFQTSGLMLIGRASAGLRTPADISGKKVGGSAMFFQMQFPAFSRRFHLQVRPVIIGNSVNLFLREGIDLIAGMEYNQYHTIINSGYDPEELTVFRFRDYGMGYPGDGIYTLEETWENDPALCIGFVRAALEGWRYAMTHPDEAVDIVMDHIRTTAHLPADMAHQKWMLKTVKDLFPASRTEWGKLSEAEYLRAADALKQGGIIEQIPGFRDFYKNGAGNAEE
- a CDS encoding enoyl-CoA hydratase/isomerase family protein, translated to MELLRYRTEGRIGHLTLNRPDQYNAFDLNMVEEFEDFLQKRRHDDETGVIILDGGDAKGFCAGLDTRTYAPEIFKMAPVKAYDAQARMSRLFLAMRRIPQPVICCVHGAAAGIGFSLAMASDIRILAEDARFSAAYINIGLGGADMASSYFLPRLIGSGRAYEYLLTGNWMDAPTAMELGFGSRMVTKDQLIPTAQELAQTMVEKNPLGIRMTKEAINANLDCGGLEAALQMEDRNQMMIAFTHRITTP